Part of the Engystomops pustulosus unplaced genomic scaffold, aEngPut4.maternal MAT_SCAFFOLD_638, whole genome shotgun sequence genome, cgtgctggggctatccatatactgaatgggcacgtgctggggctatccatatactgaatgggcacgtgctggggctatccatatactgaatgggcacgtgctggggctatccatatactgaatgggcacgtgctggggctatccatatactgaaagggcacgtgctggggctatccatatactgaatgggcacgtgctggggctatccatatactgaatgggcacgtgctggggctatccatatactgaatgggcacgtgctggggctatccatatactgaatgggcacgtgctggggctatccatatactgaatgggcacgtgctggggctatccatatacagagtgggcacgtgctggggctatccatatacagagtgggcacgtgctggggctatccatatactgattGGGCACATGAaggggctctctatatactgatTGGGCACGTGAaggggctctctatatactgatTGGGCACGTGAaggggctctctatatactgatTGGGCACGTGAaggggctctctatatactgatTGGGCACGTGAaggggctctctatatactgagtgggcacgtgaaggggctctctatatactgagtgggcatgtggagTAAAGTAGGGTCCTGTTAAAAGAGTAGAGCTTGTTATGGTTGAGTCACTATGTCTGTATTCTTGTTCTTTTTTACTTTTGCAATTAAACATTTGCCACACTGTGACTTAATGAAGGTCACAAAATACTGCAACTCTTAAAGTAGGCCTCAAGCTGAAGTCTCTTCTGTGTGGCTGATGaatttgttcaagctaagattGAGTTCAAGAATTAGAAGTATTAGAAACAATGAAAATCCAATTTTGTTATATGAGACCGTTTGACTAGGACCAGGGTCATTGGACTTTAAGATAACCAAAACATTTGCAGTACAATTTACTAGATATTGTTAAACCATTGTTAAACTGTTTAAGAACTACATTTTAATTCTGTCTTTTTTATGTTTGCAGATGGTACAACAAAGAAACTACGCAGTAATATTCGACGAAGCACAGAGACAGGTATCGCTGTAGAAATGAGAAATCGAGTAACAAGACAAGGAAGTCGGGAATCCACAGATGGCAGCACAAATAGTAACAGTTCTGATGGCACGTAAGTCTGATTCCTTTAATTTTCACTAAAGGTggtcccgacttaaggacacccgacttactgacgaccactagttatagacggacctcgttgacccctgtgacctctggcggagctctttggatgctttacttaagacccagggtgcaatgatcaactgtaaggtgtctgtaatgaagctttattgataatcttgttcccatgacagcacaaaattttgaaaatacatttgtcaaaaggacaatttttttctttctttctggagttacaattataaaatatacagttcggatgtacgtacaaattcaacttaagtacaaacccaaataacctatcttgtatgtaccctggggactgcctgtacttagttTTAAATATGTATCTTATCTATTATTATAAAAATCTTCCTATTTCTAATTACATTGTTcttccacttggcaaatgagcttcaccgtggataaatgtaaggttaagcACCAGGGGGCTAATAATACACATGCAATATatgtcctagggcagtggtggcgaacctatggcactggtgccagaggtggcactcgaagccctttctgtgggcactcaggccatcaccagagatgactccaggaatcttcctgcagtcccggacagcccaggactttctgtgcacagagctattttaaagtgacaattctaactgggactactggaggagtggaaaggtgtggacagatctggattatcattgtagctgtgacagagcagggagtgtaaatcactaattacatttctgtgttggcactttgcgataaacaagttggtcttggttgtagtttgggcactcggtctctaaaaggttcgcaatcactgtcctagggggagtaaatcttggagagtcccttgttgagaaaaaCCTggtgtagatcataaattaaacaacagcatgcaatgtcaattagTTGcccctaaagccagcaagatgttGTGTATCAAAAGTGTTATggactcgtgatagggatgtaatattaccactgtacaaggcattggttcagcctcacctggaatatgctgtccagttctgggcacacgGTTGGCTTTTAAAATGTGCATGTTTATGGTGGAGTTATGTGATGTAATTCCTATGATAACATAATTATCAGTTGGGGGGTTTTCCCTACATATTATGTACAATGTCCTTTGGCAAGAAGAATGATAAAATAGGCTTCAAAGCAGTAGAAAAGCATGTAATTACATGTAACACCCCTTCAGGCCTACCTCTGCAGGACGGGTGTATGGTGACTTAAAACTCAATATGGCGCAGTGCCTCCACCCGAATCTTGCTTGAAGCTCTGTAGGCAAGCAGGAGGGCTTTCCTCTTCTGCCAGGAGTTGACTCGGGAAACAACTTGGCAGGTTTATTGTGAGGGAAGGAATTAGGGATGAGCCAAGTGCAATGAATGCAAACAGGGAAAAACATAAAcaggaataaaatatttacagagACAGATTTTCTACTAAAATGTACTGCTAGTGGCAATAAAGGGCAACTGCACTCCCCAGGTCTGGTTGGGATAATGGTGCAGAGGGGTCTCTTTAACTAATGAGCTCTGTGAGCAACAGAGGGGATAAATCAGAACACAACAGAAATGACACCTGTCACTATCACACACTCCGCAGGTGACAACACACTCTCTCTACCTGCACAGATTATACTCTTATGCTGCAGctatgcatattacacagtccaaTCGTTGGGGCCCTGTTGCCGCGGACGATGGCGCGCTTTCTGTAACGTTGGTGCACTTAATTCTTGCAGCACTCCTGCAAACTCCTTACTAACAATAAAGTCTACTCACAACTCTGAGTAACTGCACCCAGGCTTCTGCTTGTGGCTGGGACCAGGcacctggatggtaatggaggggcaggcaggaacctcctgggtggaggatgtggagacctcctggggatcaggctgtggtcctcttagcaggggttacatacatactaaaacagacatgtcaggagcacagacaggtcctctttaacattgaTGTTAGAAATATATAGAACATTCAACAGGAATAGTGGTCAACTAGATCAAGAAGAGAGCTGTGTTAATATATTCCTGTTATTAGTTGTAAAATTGTTAATATGACACTATCCTTTATGGGCACATAACTAATATCCTATATCAATCCCATATACGAAAACTATGTACAGAAAATGGAAGGAACCAGCGCTTCAGACGTTTGTAAACATAAAAACTTCTCTTGATCCTTTATTCATACCTCTTTAAAAACATAGATGATGGCAGACCGCACAACACAATGGCAACACAGGGcaaattcctacgcgtttcgctcagcagagcttagtcatggatgcatccatgactaagctctgctgagcgaaacgcgtaggaatttgCCCTGTGTTGCCATTGTGTTGTGCGGTCTGCCATCATCTATGTTTTTAAAGAGGTATGAATAAAGGATCAAGAGAAGTTTTTATGTTTACAAACGTCTGAAGCGCTGGTTCCTTCCATTttctgtgctgctgccccgggTCCACGGGGGATCCCTTCATGACCGTGCGCTGGATGTTCTACGTCTGATTGGTGAGCCGGATTTTACCTTATTGTCCCTACGAAAACTATGTAGTACCTTAAGCTGTACATTTATAGAGAAACAGGATTCCACTTGGCTTGAGAATATGTTGAAAATGTGCCAACCAGTTCTTCATctaaaatatacaatacattgaTTCTCCCATCCATAGGGGACAAACCTGCATTCCTACTTTTGGGGGAAATGGGGATACCTATATGATTAAACATATATTGGGTACTTCTCACAGTTTTTTAAAGATATGAGTTGATACAATAGGCAGTTAAAGAACTTTTATTCAGGTGGCATAGGATCCCTGAGCTTGTGTACCATCTTACACTCTCCAACAGCAATAAATCCTGGAGGTGCAGAGTAGTAGTTGGCTCAGATATGATGGCACTGCCCTGAAAAATTCTCTTACTTTAGGATTGATTAGTCTCAAATAGAAGGAATGGTAATAACACAGTCAGCTCTAATCGCCCTCCGATAGGCGCAAATGACTCTGTCTAGTATTGTTGAATGGGTTGTTAAGGTGCAAAAATATGTTGCATGGAGGTGTTAACCAGCAGGAAACAAATATATCCACCAGAAAAAACCTCCTAAGCTGGTATTTTTGTTTAAAGTAGACCTTTCTACTTTAAAAGTAGACCCTATGTGGACATACATTTTACTAAACTATCAAACATTCCATAGCCCAGATTcaggctgcgccagttttcttggGCACttggcacataaatacatgtgtaaactgcttgcacatgtatttatgtagtcGTTaaaccagttttgtgtcacggctacaCTATGACCGTTGTTACACAACGGGCACTGGGCATTCCGGTGCTGACCCACAATGGCCGCCATATTTATGTCGGAATtccagattgtggcgcatgctcAGGCATgttcagggtgcgccagattattgaagactctGGTCTTTAATAATCTgatgcactctgcacattagcgaatgcacatagtgcagtttgcctcacttgtgataattctgggccTATGACTTTTATTTCTGTAATATTCAAAGGAACATCTCTTTTATACCATTTTCAGATTTATCTTCCCTACAACACGATTAGGAGCAGAGAGCCAGTTCAGCAATTTTCTTGATGGACTTGGACCAGCACAAATTGTTGGAAGACAAACTCTTGCTACACCTCCCATGGgtgagtaaaatttgttacattaAACTCTATGGGAACTGGGTATGTAAATTAGTGAATTTAGGTCTCTGAATCCTCCAATTCCTTAAATGCTCAAGCCTGGAGGCTGCCTCACTACGTTCTTCATGAGTGATGATATGTATtctcttaaagtggttgtccatctACTCACTGAGTCCTTTGTCTTAGGGAGGGGTATGAGGCAGGGGTGCCCTTTGTTTCCATTCCTGTCTGTATTGACTGTTAGAGCTGCTAGTAAGCCTGAGCAGGTCTTTTCTCCATTTCGGCTTTATAGGCGGACAATATGCTACTTCTAAATGATGTTCTCACTTCCATACCACCAGATATGGACCTTATCAAGTTGTTCAGTCAATACTCTAGATTCATTGGAGTAAGTCTTTGCCAAAAAATGCTCAAAGAGGAGCCGCAGGCCCgaggcaggcacatatccccTAAGGTATCGAGTATGTCACTCTCATCCTCCCACTCGTAGAGAGGGCTACGGCTCCTCATTTGTTGCATAAAGTAGGGCTCTGCCATCACTTCTGTATTTGATACATATGATGTGGGAATGCCAGGCTTTAGGTTGCTTTTGAAAGTAAGGTTTGGCATTGGTACTTAAGATATATGGCAAATGTCCAAATTTGAAAAATCATGGGGCCTGTACTCCCTGCTGTACATTTGTCGCCCATTGCATAATTTTGTAAggcttttaacattttttttttgtttctgctgCTGTCCTAGGTATGTCAGTGGGTTGCAGGTGTGTTTCACTTGTATGTAGAGACCAGAAGTTTCCCTGCAGGTTCAGGTTTGGTTGCATCCTGTGCAACCCTATacatcaaagccatggctagttggctAAGGGTgccagccaatccagcaaattgacgcccccttgccatggctgtgattggccagggggacatgCTCATATCTCCttgtatgtttttattaaaaatctttaataaaatTAACTTGATTAAAAGAAGGCGGGAGGCTTGTAAGGGAttacaaaaaatttacatatttacatattgagTGGGGAAGGCTGTAGAAAGTCAAATAAAAGTGGAAACTCTCAGTACTCCTGTTCAGCTGCAGCGCCACCCTCTAACTGCcagcttctgtttgtatacagaggtccCATGAGACTTCATGTTGACAGTGCAGCGCAGCTACAGCATGAGTTACAAGCTGTAGCAGGCATAAATGTTGGCGCTGCTCTGAGCAATCTCCCATTCCCTGCTTTATGGGTGCATTCAGGGTGATGTACAGAGTGTGCTTTCCTGCAAAGACAGCTTATGGGTGGAATAGGAATGTCTCAATTCTGACACAGACTTTTTTCTGCTCTCCTCCTTCAAAGGAtgttaatttatatttttctGAGAATGTAGTTAGAGGCTTAATATTGTGGGTGAGTTATATGTTTTGGTAGAAGTAtttaatttacatttaatttactgttttaaaaaatgtttgtggGGGTTCATAAAACACAATGTGGTGGATATATTAATCTGTtaacgacagaattctgtcgtggtttgcactaaaaaactgtctgcaacacaTTTATAACGGTTTTTAGTTTTCTGGCTCTGCCACAACTAGTTTGACAAAAGGGGCATGGCCTCGTGGCAAAAATGTGCATGCACCAGAAATAATGCTAAGGCCCGTTgtacacttgtgagtgtgatgcaatgaactcgcgaAGGGGAGAGGGAAAGACAGCAATCCTAGGTAATTACGATTTGAGTGGTGCTCGCAGCTGGGGA contains:
- the LOC140112090 gene encoding regulating synaptic membrane exocytosis protein 3-like, which translates into the protein MFNGEASSSSKNVIRSSSISGEMYNLEKGTSVSSDSAGGTTKKRRSSLGAKMVAIVGLSQWSKSTMQLNQPDGTTKKLRSNIRRSTETGIAVEMRNRVTRQGSRESTDGSTNSNSSDGTFIFPTTRLGAESQFSNFLDGLGPAQIVGRQTLATPPMGE